The sequence TACTTAAGCATTATCGGGTTGTTTTCAGGCTGGAAGCTTATGATCGCAATGAAAACTTTCAAAACGAAGCAATCATCATACCCAGAGAACTTCTACCAAATTGGCCAGGAGATGTTACAGGCTTTAAGCAGCTGTCCAGAGATCATAGAAACATCCTGCCTAAAATTACTGATGATCACATTCGTGGATATTTCAAGTTTAGACTGGCCACTGACAGGGAGATGACAGGTGACAATAAAGCCATGGAGAAGGCCAGATTAATGCTAGAATCGAATAGAGTTGAAGCCTGCAGTTACATTTCCCTGGATGTTGACATATTTTTCACTGCTATTGTCAGGGCagctatgaaaaaaaaaggtATGTTCCTTTGAATACTATAGgtataatgaattattatagACGGACGACGGGCGCCGAAGGCGCTCGGAGGACGTCCCTTTGATAAACGCGTATATGTGGATGCTAGAAAGTGTCTTCTTAACCGATTCTGACTAGCTGACgaagtcagaaaaaaatgacgtcacttgACGTCCGGTTTGAAGTTCATGGGGAAATTGGAAGTAGAATTACGTCACGCTAAAATCCAGCATTCCACTAACTAAAATAAGGTAACTTATGGATCGGGTTATAtgagaatgtatttatttcatgaaatttcgaaCAAGATTGGGTCGATGAATAGTTTAACAATGAACCGCGTTGATCGATCGAGTTGAAAATAGCTGAAATTCCCTTAGCAACAGGAGCGAATTCATAATAACAAACCACACGTGCCGGCGCACGGTTCAGCCATCGCAGGCTCGAATCCCGGAGAATTACGCTCTCGCGTGCGCATGCGACAGTCAACCCCAGCCGTAGCACTGAAATATGTaatcatttatcaaatttaatgaCCCTAAAACTGCGATGAGTCGCGTTGCTGTACGATTTGCTTAAAATTTCACGGCAGCGCGGCGGCCCGAGGATGAATCGGACGGTCTCGCTCCACGGAGCAGCGACATCGCGGTCGGCAAAAACATTAGTCTCCGCCCCTTCTTTCACCAAATAA is a genomic window of Tubulanus polymorphus chromosome 5, tnTubPoly1.2, whole genome shotgun sequence containing:
- the LOC141904984 gene encoding uncharacterized protein LOC141904984; amino-acid sequence: MAARCENKNVNELKVELQKRGAKTTGCKSDLIERLEAYDRNENFQNEAIIIPRELLPNWPGDVTGFKQLSRDHRNILPKITDDHIRGYFKFRLATDREMTGDNKAMEKARLMLESNRVEACSYISLDVDIFFTAIVRAAMKKKDIFCYRDQHQEPK